The DNA region AAAAATTTCGACCAAATTCTTGAGTTtgcatatttttatatattgttTGCCTTCAGTTGGGAAAGGTGTTGTTAAAAGTGCAAAGAAGACTCCTTCTCTAAATGCCAACACCGAAAAGCAAATATctcttttaattttgtttttgtctccTTTTATAATTTCTTGTAAGTTTCTTTTGCTAAAACATGgaaacgtgtttttttcttcttgtttttttttgtctatacACAACACCACTCACAAAGTCTAAACGCGTAATTTTTTGCTGATATTCTCAATACACTTGCTCAcacttttctgttgtttttttttgtttgtttcactTTCGATTCAATAATACTTTCAATTTATATACGATTGGTGACTTTGCTGGCGAAATGTGGCTGTCATTGTTCTTatccttctctctctctctcgcttttCCTTTACGCTGTTATAGCTAAATAACATAGAATGGCTTGCCCCGCTGCCGCCGTCGCGTCTCCATTCTCGTGTCGTCTGATATTATGCGATTGTAGGGGAAGGAGGGGTGGAGGGGGAAGGTGGAGAGAGTACAATATGTATAGCTAAAAAGTTTACTTTTTGTTCCTATTGACTATAAACGGTTTTTCTTTTCTGATtttgctgtgttgtttttttagcTGTTTTTTGATGTTATATTACTtaagagttttgtttttttttttctcatcgaGCGCGCGCACACAAAAAGGCGTGAGctctcgacgtcgtcgtcgcacGAAGAATGCGCGTCGCGGATTTACGACAGCCTAGAATGTGAAGGGAGGAAAGATTGTGAGATAGGAGATTCGAGGTTATTTACACCACAGGTGGTTCTAATatgtttgatttgattgaaaCTTGCAGTAACGTCTAGCAGCATTTTGCTcagctttaattttattttctccGGTGCAAAAGTTTCCAAATTCTTTtcatcgtagctcggaaggcacgtTGATTAAAACGTTATTGTAAACCAATGTTGTAGAAAGAAACCGAAACTTGAATCTACAACATTGGATGGCACGTCGGATGGCACGTCGACGGAAAAGTGTCTATAACCAATGTTTTGAATGGAACTATATCTTGAAGCCTTTCTTAGTATCGTAGCTCAGAGGGCACGTCGACAGAAAAGTTTGTACaaaccaaagttttttttttaaatgaaactgaattttgACATCTTTACACAACATCGTAGCTTAGAAGGCAgctcaaaaaaaaacgttgaccGAAAAGTAAAACCAGATTTGAATGAAACTGAATCTCGATATCTTTACATAGCACCGTAGCTTAGATGGCAGCTCGACGAAAACGTTATGTTACACCAAAGTTATAGAAAGAAAGTGAAACTTGAAGCCTTTTCTTGGCATCGTTTCTTGGATGGCACATcgacaaaaaagtttttataaccaatgtttttgaatgaaacTGAATCTTAAATCCTTTCTTAGCATTGTAGCTCAGAGAGCACGTCGATAGATAAGTTTCTATATcccaaagtttttgaatgaaacgaaatcttgaaatctttacATAACATCGTAGCTCAGAAGGCAGCCCGACAAAAAAGTTTgcatacataaaaaaaacctgaaataaAACTTAATGTTGAAGCATTTTCTTAGCATCGTAACTCAGAGGGCACGTCAACAGAACAGTTTTCATAAACCAATGGTCTgagtgaaaagtgaaaatcttgaaatcttttcTTAACATCGTATGTCGGATGGCATGTCGACCGAAAAGTGATTATAAACCAGTTTTCGAATGAAACTAAATCTTGAAATTGGTTACTTAGAATTGCAGCTTACAAGGCAGCTCGACGAAAAAGTGAGTGTAAACCAAAGTAAATGAATGAAActgagttttgaaaaaaattcttaGCACCGTAACTCAGAAGGCACGTCGacagaatagttttttttttaaagcaatgttttaaaatgaaactgaatctAGAAATCTTTTTACGGCATCGCAGCTTGGATGGTACTTCGACCTATGAAGTGATTATAAACCAGTTTTAAATTAAACTCAATCTCGGAATCTTTATAAAGCATCGTAGCTTGGAAGGCAgctcgacaaaaaaaataatataaaccaaaattttgattgaaactcTTGAATTCTTTACAAAGCTGCGTTACCCGTTTGGCACGTCGACGGAAAAAATGCGAAGCCTCTCAGACGATGACATATATATAAGTAAAATCGACAAAAACCCTCAACCAAAAATTCGAATCCTTTCCTTTAGCATTGTAGTTCGGCTGGCACGTCGATGAAAATGTGAAAAGTTCTCTTCAAAGTTGCGATAAATTCACACAAATCGTCTTTTCTTGCAATACAGAATTTAGGGAATACCGATGCCATCCGAGCTGCGCTACTAAAGGAAAAGTCATGTTTAGACATGCTTTTTTTCAAGAGCTATGCCACCGAAGCTTGTTgcctaatttgttttatttggttgttaaaaaaaatcataacgttaAAGCAAATTTCAATCAAACTAAAGGACTTAGAAATTGTCCAAACTTGAGCAATCACACAGGAGAAAAGTTTGTAGAATCAGCCAAGTGAAGGCTAAATTAACTAAACTATTTTGTTGattgttattcaaaaaaatgtgtcacGAACACACAAAGAAACCAAGACCACGCCGCTAAAAAAAATGTGCTCAAAAATTCCACTTACCTTCGACCGCGCCGTCCCTTGCCCTTGCCCACGCCACCCGAGTAACCAGCCTCGGGCGTGACCGGCGTCTGTGGCTTGTCCCCGCCGCGTTTGCTCCGCGTCGACCGCGAACCCTTTTCGCCACCACCCGCGGCGGACGCTTCGTCTGGCGTCTGCAGGATCGGCGTGTTTGTCGCGCTGCCCCGCTTGCCGCTGGCCGACGGCGACTGCATCGGATCGTCCGCGCCCCCTTCGGCGGCCTTGCATGCCCGGTTGATGTACTTGGCCTGCTCCTCGTTCAGATACAGGTCGGAGGCGGTCACCTCGACGGTGCCCTCGCCGATCCGGACCACGTACGACACTTCGTTGGTGGTTTCGTTCCGCTTGACCTCGTCGACGAAACCGGCCTCGTAGGTGTCGCCCCCGGTGAGCGCGTGTACGGCGTGGCCGACGATCGGGAGCGTGTCCTTGTCGCCGATCACGATGACGTCCTTGGAGAGGGCCTTCGAGGCGCCGTCCTCGAACAGCACCATGTACTTGTTGTCTCCCTTGTAACCTGTGACCTTGCCGGCGTAGTACTTTCGGTCGGACCACCGCGCCATACAGCACAACCAATCGTCCTGGTTCACTGGCGGTTCCGGCTCGGCAGGTACGGGTGTGTCCGGTTTCTGCTTCTTGGCGCTCTTCGAGGAGGCTTGCTTCGACTTGGAGTCTTCTTCGGCTTCGGACTCGGTGCGGGTTCGCTTCTGTCCTCGACCACCCTTTTTGGCGGTGGTTTTGGGCGTCTTCGCGTTGGAACTGCTTTGGTCCAGTTCGGCGTCCGATAGCTCGTCATCCTTGCTGAGTGCCCGCTTGATCTTGGTGAACTCTTCGATCATCAACGATGCCAGCGCCTTGGCCCCCCGGACGGTGTGCTTAACCTTGGAAAGTGGTGCCTTCGACTGGCTGGAGATTGTCCCCGAACTGTCCGTTGCGCTTGAGTGTGAATCGGCGGCCGGTCTCGCCGATGGCAGCTGGAACGGGCCAAGACTTCCCACGCTACCGTTGGAGGACTGCTTTGACGAGTCAATGCCGGTCAGATCTTGGGTGGAACCGGCCAAACCGGGCGTTGCCAGCTTGTTTTCCATCACCTTCTCCACCGACAAGAACTGCAACTCCACTCCGTCGAACCATACGCTGACCTCGTACAGCGCATCCTCGGAAGTCAGGGCCTGTGTGAGGTCAAGCTTGTTTGTGGCGGCGGTTGTCGTTGTGGTTGAGGCTGCAGTGGTCGTCACATTTGCCGGCGTCTGCACGGCAGATTTGTCGTCCAGCTCGGATCCTGACGTGGAGGAGATTCCGTTGAATTTGCGGGCGTTGCTGGCGTACAGGTTGGTTTCCTCTGCGGTGTTTAGCGCCGAGGAAGCTGAAAGAGAATAAGATTCATTAAATGACACTTCCCTGCAAGCCAAAAGTTACCCTGCCCGGTGCAACAAACCTGTACACGAATCGACCTCCGACGATTCCGACGACTTCAGACTGCTTTCTTCCTTCACCGACGAGGCTGCCGATTCCTTGCTCGTTTCGGGAGCTTCCTTCTTGGGTTCAGGCTCCTTCGCTGCAACTGGCGCCGAGGTAGACGCCACCGCTTCCTTTTCGTCCACGGTCGTCGAATTGTCCGCCACGATGGCGCTGtgctcctcttcctcctcctggTGGCTGTTGTCTACCGAGGGTCGCGTAATCTTGCTCACGTTCTCCGAGCTGATTTCGAACTGCTTCTGGATCGGGGTCGAGTTGTACACGTTGCTCGAGCTGACGGCCGCGTTCGGTGTGCTGCTTCCGTTCGAGATCAAATCCAACCGCTGCTTCAACCGATCGGCCATCTTGTCCGAGCTGGACGTGGGCAGCGAGCACTCGATGCTGTCGTCCAGCACCTTGGACTCATCGGCGGCCGGCGCCGGCGGCACCTCCTCGGCGTCCACATTTTTGTCCAGGGCCGACACCGTCGTGGTTGTGTTGTTCGTTTCGCTCGCGCTATCGACGACACTTTCCTCCTTCTCCGCTGCGTCTCCCTCCTTGGCAAGAGTTTTAATCAGCTCCTCGCTGCTAGTGTTCATGCCTTCCGTAACATCTCCGTCGGATTTGCTCTGGGAAGGCGCAACGGCCGCGGAGTCTACCTCCATTTGCTCATCCTCTTCCGTGGGGGTGACCTTCTCTGGTTCAGCTACCGCAACCTCTTCTTTCGGGGTGGTGTCCTCCTTTTTTTCTTCCTCCTTTTCGGTGCACTGATAGGCCTCCTTCTTGGCACAGGGAGCTTCGGAAACTTCGGCGGCCGTGGACGCCTCCACAACTGGCTCGACGGCGTCAACTTCCATCGCTTCGTCGGCCTGCGGTTCGGCCGGAGTTGGAGCTGGGGAGGCTGCCTCTGGTGTGGAATCGACAACCTTTTCCGGCTCGGAAGCAGGTTTCTCGTCCGAACTCGTAACGGTTTCAGCCTCTGCCGGGCTGGCTTCAGCCGTTTCTTTCGGTTCCGATGAGGAACTGATGGCGGCGTCGTCGGTTGTCTCCTTCGCTTCGGCAGGTGACGAACTTGTGGGTTGTTCCTCTGGCTGGGATTCCGATTCCGATTTTGGTTCCGTGTCGGGAAGGGCTTCGACTTTGTCTTCAGCCGGAACCGGCTCGGGTTTGGTCTCTTTCTCAGTTTCGACGTCAACTGGTTCGATCTTTTCCGTTGAAGCAGCTGGCTCCTGTTTGGCTTCCTCGACAGATTCCCtataaatcgtaaaaaaatcattacaattCCGATAAAAATACGAAATATTGCCGGAAATAACTTACCGAACCTCTTCCATTTTTTCATCCGACTTTTCCGTAGATTCGACGGAGACCTCTTCTGGCTTTTCATCCGACTTGTCCTTTGATTCTACGGCGACTTCTTCCTTCTCCGCTGATTCAGCGACTACCTCGTCAGCTTTCGCTTCCTCTTCAACCGGCTTTGTGTCTTCCTTGGGCTCTTCCGGCTTTGTCTCCTCAACAGCGGGCTCCAGCACCGGCTCATCCTTCTTCTCCGGAACAGAAGCCACTTCCTGAGGCTTCTCTTCTTTCTCCTCTTTAGGAGCAGTTTCGACGGCTGGAGTTTCGACAGCTGGCACTTCTTCCACTTTGGAATCTGGCTCTTCAACAGGATCAGGTTCTGGCGGAGGTGCTGACTCTTCTAAAGGCTTCTCTTCGGTCGCGGTCTTTTCCTCCTTCTTCGATTCGGCAACGGACTCTTCAGCACTGTCAACGACGTCCTCCTTTTCCGGCACTTTCTCTTCCTCTTTAGGCGGTTCAACCACGGTTTCCGGCTCCTTTGGCGGTTCTTCTTCGGCTTTGACGCTTTCTTCGACAGCTGGCTTATCTTCTTGCTTAGGCTTTTCCTCTACGACCGGTTCAGGTTCGGATTTTTCCTCCGGTACAGAATCCGGCTTCACCTCATCTACAACAGGTTCTTCTTTCTTCTCTTCGGCGGGCACCGTTTCCGGCTTCTTGGCATCCTCTTCGACGTGAACCTTCTTGCTCGACGGCTCAAGCTCTTCGTCCTCGGAGTGGCGCCGTTTGGCCGAACTTGCCGCTTGCGTGTCATGATCTGCCGATGACGAGCCGTTCGTCGTCTTTTCCGACACGCTAGATTCTTCCTTCTTGTCCTCCGCTGCTACTGCGCCGTCAACTTCCATCTTTTCCTCGAGCAGTTCGTCCTCGTCAGGTTTGTCCAACCCGTTCTGGTGGTTTGCCTCCACCGGAGAAAGATCGTCTTCCTTCTTGTCCTCCTCTTTCTTGGAAGCAGAAGTCGTTGTCGCCGAATCTTCCGCTTCCCCCTTTTCGATGGCCTCCAGCCGCTGGATCAGATCGTCGTTTTCCATGTCAACGTCGTTTGTGGCCGCCGAGGCGCCGTCACCGGTTTCCTTGGTGGTGGCGGTGCTGGTGGTCATGGTCACGGGTGACGAGGTGTCGATCTTCTCCAGACGCTCCAGCAGGTCGTCCTTCTCAATTGGGACAGCTTCCGGAGTTGCTGTGGTCTCCTCGCCACCTCCGCCCTTGAGCGATGCCGCTGACTTGAGTTCTTCGGCGGCCTTCTCCTTTAGCACTGCCGGATCCGTCGCCTCACCGGAACCTGCGGAGATAGAAcattgttagatttttttttgttttccagcaCAGATACCCCCTAAAAGCACCCAATCTACCTCTAATATCTGGGTTTCCTGACtaataaatcaaatttggaTCCATCTCAGGCGGAGAAAGAAAGCAGAAGGAAAGAAGCTTGTGAGCTGGCTGTGTAGCAGCAATGTTCGCGGTCTTTAACGAACCAGGAAAAGGTGTTCGCATCGAAACAACACACAAAACTCGCAACTCTCACCCGCAGCAGAACTTTTGCGTTGCCCACCCGCCCTCAGCCTCTTCTCTCCACATACAACCACCATCACACCACTCTCTCCATCCAAACTCCGTTGACCCCTTGGCCGTAAAGGGATCAGAAGCAGAACAAGAACCGGAGGAGAAGGCAGAAGAGCAAAAAATTAGTGTTTGTGCACGCACACATATAAAGTGCGCGTAAAAATATGTTGAGATTGAAAAAGCATACCTGGCAGGGTTGCCAAAAGCTAGTTTTGTGTtgcaatcaaagttttttttttcaaaaaaattaaaaatcgcaaaacattgaagagattttttttatttctttttgacaaaattctttGAGGCGGGAAAAGTGAGggtaaaaatttattcaatcaaaaacgtttatttaaataaacaaacatacaacatttttttcaatcagccGTTCAAGAAATTTTGCACATTCTTTTCATGACCCTTTCCCAGAAAGGTTGAAATTACAAGCCCgaacttcaacatttcaatgga from Culex quinquefasciatus strain JHB chromosome 3, VPISU_Cqui_1.0_pri_paternal, whole genome shotgun sequence includes:
- the LOC6045177 gene encoding nucleolar protein dao-5 isoform X2, which translates into the protein MDAESTVAEKIAPPNNGSGEATDPAVLKEKAAEELKSAASLKGGGGEETTATPEAVPIEKDDLLERLEKIDTSSPVTMTTSTATTKETGDGASAATNDVDMENDDLIQRLEAIEKGEAEDSATTTSASKKEEDKKEDDLSPVEANHQNGLDKPDEDELLEEKMEVDGAVAAEDKKEESSVSEKTTNGSSSADHDTQAASSAKRRHSEDEELEPSSKKVHVEEDAKKPETVPAEEKKEEPVVDEVKPDSVPEEKSEPEPVVEEKPKQEDKPAVEESVKAEEEPPKEPETVVEPPKEEEKVPEKEDVVDSAEESVAESKKEEKTATEEKPLEESAPPPEPDPVEEPDSKVEEVPAVETPAVETAPKEEKEEKPQEVASVPEKKDEPVLEPAVEETKPEEPKEDTKPVEEEAKADEVVAESAEKEEVAVESKDKSDEKPEEVSVESTEKSDEKMEEVRESVEEAKQEPAASTEKIEPVDVETEKETKPEPVPAEDKVEALPDTEPKSESESQPEEQPTSSSPAEAKETTDDAAISSSSEPKETAEASPAEAETVTSSDEKPASEPEKVVDSTPEAASPAPTPAEPQADEAMEVDAVEPVVEASTAAEVSEAPCAKKEAYQCTEKEEEKKEDTTPKEEVAVAEPEKVTPTEEDEQMEVDSAAVAPSQSKSDGDVTEGMNTSSEELIKTLAKEGDAAEKEESVVDSASETNNTTTTVSALDKNVDAEEVPPAPAADESKVLDDSIECSLPTSSSDKMADRLKQRLDLISNGSSTPNAAVSSSNVYNSTPIQKQFEISSENVSKITRPSVDNSHQEEEEEHSAIVADNSTTVDEKEAVASTSAPVAAKEPEPKKEAPETSKESAASSVKEESSLKSSESSEVDSCTASSALNTAEETNLYASNARKFNGISSTSGSELDDKSAVQTPANVTTTAASTTTTTAATNKLDLTQALTSEDALYEVSVWFDGVELQFLSVEKVMENKLATPGLAGSTQDLTGIDSSKQSSNGSVGSLGPFQLPSARPAADSHSSATDSSGTISSQSKAPLSKVKHTVRGAKALASLMIEEFTKIKRALSKDDELSDAELDQSSSNAKTPKTTAKKGGRGQKRTRTESEAEEDSKSKQASSKSAKKQKPDTPVPAEPEPPVNQDDWLCCMARWSDRKYYAGKVTGYKGDNKYMVLFEDGASKALSKDVIVIGDKDTLPIVGHAVHALTGGDTYEAGFVDEVKRNETTNEVSYVVRIGEGTVEVTASDLYLNEEQAKYINRACKAAEGGADDPMQSPSASGKRGSATNTPILQTPDEASAAGGGEKGSRSTRSKRGGDKPQTPVTPEAGYSGGVGKGKGRRGRRLS
- the LOC6045177 gene encoding TP53-binding protein 1 isoform X1, coding for MDAESTVAEKIAPPNNGSGEATDPAVLKEKAAEELKSAASLKGGGGEETTATPEAVPIEKDDLLERLEKIDTSSPVTMTTSTATTKETGDGASAATNDVDMENDDLIQRLEAIEKGEAEDSATTTSASKKEEDKKEDDLSPVEANHQNGLDKPDEDELLEEKMEVDGAVAAEDKKEESSVSEKTTNGSSSADHDTQAASSAKRRHSEDEELEPSSKKVHVEEDAKKPETVPAEEKKEEPVVDEVKPDSVPEEKSEPEPVVEEKPKQEDKPAVEESVKAEEEPPKEPETVVEPPKEEEKVPEKEDVVDSAEESVAESKKEEKTATEEKPLEESAPPPEPDPVEEPDSKVEEVPAVETPAVETAPKEEKEEKPQEVASVPEKKDEPVLEPAVEETKPEEPKEDTKPVEEEAKADEVVAESAEKEEVAVESKDKSDEKPEEVSVESTEKSDEKMEEVRESVEEAKQEPAASTEKIEPVDVETEKETKPEPVPAEDKVEALPDTEPKSESESQPEEQPTSSSPAEAKETTDDAAISSSSEPKETAEASPAEAETVTSSDEKPASEPEKVVDSTPEAASPAPTPAEPQADEAMEVDAVEPVVEASTAAEVSEAPCAKKEAYQCTEKEEEKKEDTTPKEEVAVAEPEKVTPTEEDEQMEVDSAAVAPSQSKSDGDVTEGMNTSSEELIKTLAKEGDAAEKEESVVDSASETNNTTTTVSALDKNVDAEEVPPAPAADESKVLDDSIECSLPTSSSDKMADRLKQRLDLISNGSSTPNAAVSSSNVYNSTPIQKQFEISSENVSKITRPSVDNSHQEEEEEHSAIVADNSTTVDEKEAVASTSAPVAAKEPEPKKEAPETSKESAASSVKEESSLKSSESSEVDSCTASSALNTAEETNLYASNARKFNGISSTSGSELDDKSAVQTPANVTTTAASTTTTTAATNKLDLTQALTSEDALYEVSVWFDGVELQFLSVEKVMENKLATPGLAGSTQDLTGIDSSKQSSNGSVGSLGPFQLPSARPAADSHSSATDSSGTISSQSKAPLSKVKHTVRGAKALASLMIEEFTKIKRALSKDDELSDAELDQSSSNAKTPKTTAKKGGRGQKRTRTESEAEEDSKSKQASSKSAKKQKPDTPVPAEPEPPVNQDDWLCCMARWSDRKYYAGKVTGYKGDNKYMVLFEDGASKALSKDVIVIGDKDTLPIVGHAVHALTGGDTYEAGFVDEVKRNETTNEVSYVVRIGEGTVEVTASDLYLNEEQAKYINRACKAAEGGADDPMQSPSASGKRGSATNTPILQTPDEASAAGGGEKGSRSTRSKRGGDKPQTPVTPEAGYSGGVGKGKGRRGRSKAQPSGNGPVSISESSDISDTLEEDMPAPPSPGPDLESVDGVQPELQRTQKESEIRKMYLVAEYLGNGNGHTLEDVLGPLPGSKTVFRNKHFILTCTIPPKGICSTPDKDDMRNKYRKFSLVPFVKEHLRLQIEMGGGKVYDHFEDIPKAKYKQCKLIAPHPSATAKYVQCLAVDVPAVSHEWIIECCRTLTFLDYKPFALPAGWSFLEERYIRWNCGRGVELRSTVNPFVGYCINIASLNKDFTEFWSRVCKMAGGTVRLIKAETDLTPNLSGFMLTDQEFPEDIKLRATRYGLQIVSTVWVVQSLIVGRVCQPDSHEKLTQIYQDDDY